A window of the Scleropages formosus chromosome 21, fSclFor1.1, whole genome shotgun sequence genome harbors these coding sequences:
- the LOC114909294 gene encoding macrosialin-like, with translation MVTGQFLGVSRLSLKQASTMKTTTVSDLSSTMEDGAYNWKDFASSTVETASGSEEQTSATKMGYTWEEWSSTTEESTSTMEGPVSSKFPYPWEELASTTTETSQMASTVTAGAFASASSTTLTEVPTTMNASTTAVVTEALPTKSTPMETTPSKVLSSTAETASTILTEGHATTITGFTTGTRAPSITKTAYSTMATTTPAAGPTPPELVVGNYTIERKGGILCVKAEMALQIRVTYRTIFKNESEGIFTIQPSRTVAVGGCGETTATLHLKFDEGVIFFRFQKNTTTNTVYVSTIAFFVTYSFPNADPKKRTYTAKNESVQLFSAQLCHSYACNQQSVSMGRKLSLEVFQQRIQALDFTGPAFGPADPCPVDQGSSNLALILGILLLLLLLVLIVAVAVALYIWRRKKLEGLSLNPADTLAILEHEGEAI, from the exons ATGGTCACAGGCCAGTTTTTGGGGGTGTCACGTCTATCCCTGAAACAGGCGTCTACTATGAAGACGACCACTGTATCAGATCTTTCTTCAACAATGGAAGATGGCGCTTACAATTGGAAAGACTTTGCTTCCTCTACTGTGGAAACTGCCTCTGGTTCAGAGGAGCAAACATCTGCAACAAAGATGGGCTACACTTGGGAAGAATGGTCTTCTACCACTGAAGAGAGTACCTCTACCATGGAGGGGCCAGTCTCCTCAAAATTTCCCTACCCTTGGGAGGAGTTGGCTTCTACAACTACGGAGACGAGCCAAATGGCTTCCACGGTCACCGCAGGGGCATTCGCTAGTGCATCATCTACCACCCTAACAGAGGTACCTACAACCATGAATGCTTCAACCACCGCTGTGGTGACTGAGGCCCTCCCTACAAAGTCAACTCCCATGGAGACAACCCCATCAAAGGTGCTGTCTTCTACAGCAGAGACTGCTTCCACAATCCTTACAGAAGGTCATGCTACCACCATAACTGGGTTTACCACTGGTACACGGGCACCTAGCATCACAAAGACTGCTTATTCCACTATGGCTACCACCACCCCAGCTGCTGGCCCGACACCACCCGAGCTGGTGGTGGGCAACTACACCATTGAGAGGAAAGGTGGCATATTGTGTGTCAAGGCAGAGATGGCCCTACAAATAAGGGTGACCTACCGCACCATTTTCAAGAATGAG TCTGAGGGAATCTTCACAATCCAGCCTTCCCGCACAGTTGCTGTGGGAGGCTGTGGTGAGACCACAGCAACACTCCACCTCAAGTTTGACGAAGGGGTTATATTCTTTCGTTTTCAGAAG aacaccaccaccaacacTGTGTATGTGAGCACTATTGCCTTTTTTGTGACCTACTCATTTCCAAATGCAG ACCCTAAAAAGAGAACTTACACAGCCAAGAATGAATCTGTACAGCTCTTCAGTGCCCAGCTGTGCCACTCGTATGCCTGTAACCAGCAGTCCGTCTCAATGGGCCGGAAACTTTCCCTGGAAGTCTTCCAACAAAGGATTCAGGCATTGGACTTCACAGGACCTGCCTTTGGTCCTG CGGACCCCTGTCCTGTGGACCAAGGAAGTAGCAACTTGGCCCTGATCTTGGgtatcctcctcctcctcctcttgctggTCCTCATTGTTGCAGTTGCTGTGGCCCTCTACatctggaggaggaagaagttGGAGGG TCTGAGCCTCAACCCTGCTGATACCCTTGCCATTCTGGAACATGAGGGTGAGGCCATTTGA